One genomic segment of Vulpes vulpes isolate BD-2025 chromosome 2, VulVul3, whole genome shotgun sequence includes these proteins:
- the RNF14 gene encoding E3 ubiquitin-protein ligase RNF14 isoform X2 yields MQFLKEETLAYLNIVSPFELKMGSQKKVQRRTAQPSPNTELDFGGAAGSDADQEEVVDERAVQDVESLSSLIQEILDFDQAQQIKCFNSKLFMCNICFCEKLGSECMYFLECRHVYCKACLKDYFEIQIRDGQVQCLNCPEPKCPSVATPGQVKELVDTELFARYDRLLLQSTLDLMADVVYCPRPCCQLPVMQEPGCTMGICSSCNFAFCTLCRLTYHGVSPCKVTAEKLMDLRNEYLQADEANKRFLEQRYGKRVIQKALEEMESKEWLEKNSKSCPCCGTPIEKLDGCNKMTCTGCMQYFCWICMGSLSRANPYKHFTDPASPCFNRLFHAVDVNGDIWEDEIED; encoded by the exons ATGCAATTTCTTAAGGAAGAGACTTTAGCATACCTGAATATTGTCTCTCCTTTTGAGCTCAAGATGGGTTCTCAGAAAAAGGTGCAGAGAAGGACGGCTCAACCCTCTCCCAACACAGAGCTAGATTTTGGAGGAGCTGCTGGATCGGATGCAGATCAAGAGGAGGTTGTGGATGAGAGAGCTGTACAGGATGTGGAATCGTTGTCAAGTCTGATTCAGGAAATCTTGGACTTTGATCAAGCTCAGCAGATAAAATGCTTTAACAGTAAATTGTTCATGTGCAATATCTGTTTTTGTGAGAAGCTGGGCAGTGAATGCATGTACTTCTTGGAGTGCAGACATGTGTACTGTAAAGCCTGTCTAAAGGACTACTTTGAAATCCAGATCAGAGATGGCCAAGTTCAGTGCCTCAACTGCCCAGAACCCAAGTGCCCTTCGGTGGCCACCCCTGGTCAG GTCAAAGAGCTAGTGGATACAGAGTTATTTGCCCGTTATGACCGCCTTCTCCTCCAGTCCACCTTGGACCTTATGGCAGATGTGGTGTACTGTCCGCGACCGTGCTGCCAGTTGCCTGTAATGCAGGAGCCTGGCTGCACCATGGGCATCTGCTCCAGTTGCAATTTTGCTTTCTGTACCTTGTGCAGATTGACTTACCATGGGGTCTCTCCATGTAAGGTAACTGCAG AGAAATTAATGGACTTACGAAATGAGTACCTGCAAGCAGATGAGGCCAATAAAAGATTTTTGGAACAGAGGTATGGTAAGAGGGTGATTCAGAAGGCACTGGAAGAGATGGAAAGTAAGGAATGGCTAGAAAAGAACTCAAAGAGCTGCCCATGTTGTGGGACTCCCATAGAG AAATTAGATGGATGTAACAAGATGACATGTACTGGCTGTATGCAGTATTTCTGCTGGATTTGCATGGGTTCTCTCTCTAGAGCAAACCCTTACAAACATTTCACTGATCCTGCTTCCCCGTGTTTTAATCG GTTGTTCCATGCTGTGGATGTTAATGGAGATATTTGGGAAGATGAGATTGAAGACTAG